Proteins found in one Litorihabitans aurantiacus genomic segment:
- a CDS encoding PP2C family protein-serine/threonine phosphatase, whose amino-acid sequence MNSFSFAALTDVGTVRTNNEDSALASCELLALADGMGGHAAGEVASAVVMHALSRLLAPGADVTPDAVTAATREARDALRGMSGADAEMEGMGTTLVGLGVGPEGVVLMHVGDSRLYRVRRGEVAQITTDHTHVQRLVDSGRLAPGDVRHHPYRSVILRSIDDTSDDLPDVTVTSDVVAGDRVMLCSDGLSDYVDHEAIVAGLLAGSPLDAARRLMRDALDAGTRDNVTVIVADVHDPDLEQDADFVPEPPVVVGASLGQAQLEGGALGVLLEAFPEAATLIDTVPRAPVAEIDEDTLPPRGGGAGGGAGGAAGGGADAGGGAGAGAGTTAGAGAGPRTTAEAPSELEDTDPGAAWTVTAPPPAHATVVAEREEPVSEEPLLEEPVLEGSEPAGPGRAGASADGAPAHEFEVAGTAATSTAAASTAVDTTVGPDWTATLPVPPPAPDPAHETVPVPPPAPDADPTPGPRSDDDLEALFGPGSDRDARGRRTEHADVPAAPAPVAGGQAPDEAADRDDRTGSSAAEAAPSPSPSPSVSHRPTVRDAVWLGLVVVAFTSVTLSVWLTQS is encoded by the coding sequence ATGAACTCCTTCTCCTTCGCTGCGCTGACGGACGTCGGTACCGTGCGCACGAACAACGAGGACTCCGCCCTGGCCAGCTGTGAGCTGCTCGCGCTGGCCGACGGCATGGGTGGACACGCCGCCGGGGAGGTGGCCTCCGCCGTCGTGATGCACGCGCTCAGCCGCCTGCTCGCGCCCGGTGCCGACGTCACGCCGGACGCGGTGACGGCCGCGACGCGCGAGGCGCGCGACGCGCTGCGCGGCATGTCCGGCGCCGACGCCGAGATGGAGGGGATGGGCACGACGCTGGTGGGGCTCGGCGTCGGGCCCGAGGGTGTGGTGCTGATGCACGTGGGCGACTCGCGCCTGTACCGGGTGCGGAGGGGCGAGGTCGCGCAGATCACGACCGACCACACCCACGTGCAACGCCTCGTCGACTCCGGCCGCCTCGCCCCCGGCGACGTGCGCCACCACCCCTACCGCTCGGTCATCCTGCGGTCGATCGACGACACCAGCGACGACCTGCCGGACGTGACCGTGACGAGCGACGTCGTCGCCGGCGATCGCGTGATGCTGTGCAGCGACGGGCTCTCGGACTACGTGGACCACGAGGCGATCGTCGCCGGGCTCCTGGCGGGGTCCCCGCTGGACGCGGCGCGGCGCCTGATGCGCGACGCGCTGGACGCCGGCACCCGCGACAACGTGACCGTGATCGTGGCCGACGTGCACGACCCCGACCTGGAGCAGGACGCCGACTTCGTGCCGGAACCGCCCGTCGTGGTCGGCGCCTCGCTCGGTCAGGCGCAGCTCGAGGGCGGGGCGCTCGGGGTCCTGCTCGAGGCCTTCCCCGAGGCGGCGACGCTCATCGACACGGTGCCGCGCGCACCCGTGGCGGAGATCGACGAGGACACGCTGCCGCCGCGGGGTGGCGGTGCGGGTGGCGGTGCGGGTGGCGCGGCCGGGGGCGGAGCTGACGCAGGAGGTGGTGCCGGAGCTGGAGCGGGCACGACCGCCGGTGCCGGTGCCGGCCCGAGGACGACCGCCGAGGCCCCGTCCGAGCTCGAGGACACCGATCCGGGCGCGGCCTGGACCGTGACCGCGCCGCCTCCGGCGCACGCGACCGTCGTGGCGGAGCGCGAGGAGCCGGTTTCCGAGGAGCCTCTTCTGGAGGAGCCCGTTCTGGAGGGCTCGGAGCCCGCGGGCCCGGGGCGCGCGGGCGCGTCGGCCGACGGCGCACCGGCCCACGAGTTCGAGGTCGCGGGCACCGCCGCCACGAGCACCGCGGCCGCGAGCACCGCCGTCGACACGACGGTCGGACCCGACTGGACCGCGACCCTCCCGGTGCCCCCGCCCGCACCGGACCCCGCGCACGAGACAGTGCCCGTGCCGCCGCCCGCGCCCGACGCGGACCCGACCCCCGGTCCGCGCTCGGACGACGACCTCGAGGCCCTCTTCGGGCCGGGCTCCGACCGCGACGCCCGCGGCCGTCGGACCGAGCACGCCGACGTCCCCGCCGCCCCTGCGCCCGTGGCCGGTGGCCAGGCGCCCGACGAGGCCGCCGATCGCGACGACCGCACCGGCTCGTCCGCGGCCGAGGCTGCGCCGTCGCCGTCGCCGTCGCCGTCCGTCTCGCACCGACCCACGGTGCGGGACGCGGTGTGGCTGGGACTCGTCGTCGTGGCCTTCACGTCGGTGACGCTGTCGGTCTGGCTCACGCAGTCCTGA
- a CDS encoding aldo/keto reductase, translating into MTYARAGASGLKLPRISLGLWHNFGDTGDRRTQRDMLRAAFDNGVTHFDLANNYGPPYGAAEESFGRHFAADWRPYRDELLISSKAGYDMWPGPYGDGGSRKYLVASLDQSLQRMGLDYVDVFYSHRRDPETPLEETMGALDSIVRAGKALYVGISSYNAADTLRAAEILRELGTPLTLHQPRYSMLDRWIEEPGANGSDDDRSLLEVLDATGVGSIVFSPLEQGLLTSRYLDGIPEDSRAGSDKRYLTSDNLTPDRLAKVRALAPIAEGRGQTIAQLALSWVLRGGRVTSAIVGASSVEQLLGTVAAGSAPDLTAEEIAAVDEALTATA; encoded by the coding sequence ATGACCTACGCCCGCGCGGGCGCCTCGGGGCTCAAGCTGCCCCGCATCTCGCTCGGGCTCTGGCACAACTTCGGTGACACCGGGGACCGCCGCACGCAGCGCGACATGCTGCGCGCCGCGTTCGACAACGGGGTGACGCACTTCGACCTCGCCAACAACTACGGACCGCCCTACGGTGCGGCCGAGGAGAGCTTCGGTCGGCACTTCGCGGCGGACTGGCGGCCCTACCGCGACGAGCTGCTGATCTCCTCCAAGGCCGGGTACGACATGTGGCCCGGCCCGTACGGGGACGGCGGTTCGCGCAAGTACCTCGTGGCGTCCCTGGACCAGTCGCTGCAGCGCATGGGCCTGGACTACGTCGACGTGTTCTACTCCCACCGCCGCGACCCCGAGACGCCGCTCGAGGAGACGATGGGCGCGCTCGACTCGATCGTGCGCGCGGGCAAGGCCCTGTACGTCGGCATCTCGAGCTACAACGCGGCCGACACCCTGCGGGCAGCCGAGATCCTGCGCGAGCTCGGCACCCCGCTGACGCTGCACCAGCCCCGCTACTCGATGCTGGACCGCTGGATCGAGGAGCCGGGTGCGAACGGGAGCGACGACGATCGCAGCCTCCTGGAGGTGCTGGACGCGACCGGCGTCGGCTCGATCGTGTTCTCGCCGCTCGAGCAGGGGCTGCTGACCTCGCGCTACCTCGACGGGATTCCCGAGGACTCCCGCGCGGGCAGCGACAAGCGGTACCTCACGAGCGACAACCTCACGCCCGACCGGCTGGCGAAGGTGCGCGCGCTCGCGCCGATCGCGGAGGGCCGCGGGCAGACGATCGCGCAGCTCGCGCTGTCCTGGGTGCTGCGCGGTGGCCGGGTGACGTCCGCGATCGTGGGGGCGTCGTCGGTCGAGCAGCTGCTCGGGACGGTGGCCGCCGGGTCCGCGCCGGACCTGACGGCGGAGGAGATCGCCGCCGTCGACGAGGCGCTGACCGCGACGGCCTGA
- a CDS encoding serine/threonine-protein kinase — translation MPPEIPGVDVGAIIGRGGNAVVHAGVQRAVQRPVAVKIDTRAVTDERDRRRFAREATAAGRISSHPHVVSLIDAGTTADHHPYLVMELCEGGSLADVIRREGPLPVVDALDIGIAVTGALAAAHEAGILHRDVKPGNVLIDAFGTPRLSDFGLAARAVVDDETFSATLEALTPAYAPPEAFEAGIPTARSDVWSMGATIYAMLVGGAPRRRPDGGSLSLSELVAALPARLPLPEAEGAAAVMEVLWRATAYDAARRHPSAADLREDLRRVRNRLGPATGHVGGPEVTVVMGPPTLAPAATGSVATAGGMARAGAGAATRTGVDPAAEPGGGSGGGPTAGSDSRGAAPAGSPPDAAGRSWPRRRRWLPVALTVAALVVGGAAGSVATRAGITTATESGSGANDEPVPGTAGTGGAEDTEGRDGAGSDDATGTGGGDGTDGGVSGTDPGGTGATPSGSGNETGSAAPALPEDECWGGIVSISGNVTASPTSCAQPHAWESYAVGSLDEGAASARSDDVAADPQVLATCTPDALETYLGRAVDPASVRLEVIPPSEAAFLAGERGFACVVAPTDGGDLTASMRG, via the coding sequence ATGCCCCCCGAGATCCCCGGTGTCGATGTCGGCGCGATCATCGGGCGAGGCGGCAACGCCGTCGTGCACGCGGGGGTGCAGCGCGCGGTGCAGCGGCCGGTCGCGGTCAAGATCGACACCCGGGCGGTCACCGACGAGCGCGACCGCCGACGGTTCGCGCGCGAGGCGACGGCCGCCGGACGCATCTCGAGCCACCCGCACGTCGTCTCGCTGATCGACGCCGGCACCACCGCCGACCACCACCCCTACCTCGTCATGGAGCTGTGCGAGGGCGGGTCGCTCGCGGACGTCATCCGGCGCGAGGGCCCGCTGCCGGTGGTCGACGCGCTCGACATCGGCATCGCCGTCACCGGTGCGCTCGCCGCGGCGCACGAGGCTGGAATCCTGCACCGCGACGTCAAGCCCGGCAACGTCCTCATCGACGCGTTCGGCACGCCCCGCCTCTCCGACTTCGGACTCGCGGCGCGCGCGGTGGTCGACGACGAGACGTTCTCCGCGACGCTCGAGGCTCTCACCCCCGCCTACGCGCCGCCGGAGGCGTTCGAGGCCGGGATCCCGACGGCGCGCTCCGACGTCTGGTCGATGGGCGCGACGATCTACGCGATGCTCGTCGGCGGTGCGCCGCGGCGCCGTCCCGACGGCGGGTCGCTCTCGCTCAGCGAGCTCGTCGCAGCGCTCCCCGCGCGGCTGCCGCTGCCGGAGGCCGAGGGCGCCGCCGCCGTCATGGAGGTGCTCTGGCGCGCGACCGCCTACGACGCCGCGCGCCGTCACCCCTCCGCCGCTGACCTGCGCGAGGACCTGCGCCGAGTGCGGAACCGGCTCGGGCCGGCGACCGGTCACGTCGGCGGGCCGGAGGTGACGGTCGTGATGGGGCCGCCGACGCTGGCACCGGCTGCGACCGGCTCGGTGGCCACGGCCGGCGGGATGGCCCGGGCGGGTGCGGGTGCGGCGACGCGGACCGGTGTCGATCCGGCCGCGGAACCTGGCGGCGGCTCGGGCGGTGGCCCGACGGCGGGCAGTGATTCGCGAGGCGCCGCACCGGCCGGCAGCCCACCTGACGCCGCCGGGCGCTCGTGGCCCCGCCGACGGCGCTGGCTCCCGGTCGCCCTGACGGTCGCGGCGCTGGTCGTGGGCGGCGCGGCTGGATCGGTCGCGACCCGGGCGGGCATCACGACGGCGACGGAGTCCGGGAGCGGTGCGAACGACGAGCCCGTGCCGGGCACCGCCGGCACAGGTGGCGCCGAGGACACCGAGGGACGCGACGGCGCCGGCTCCGACGACGCGACGGGGACGGGCGGCGGCGACGGAACGGACGGCGGTGTCTCGGGCACCGACCCGGGCGGGACCGGTGCGACGCCGTCGGGCTCCGGGAACGAGACCGGATCCGCGGCACCCGCGCTCCCGGAGGACGAGTGCTGGGGCGGCATCGTCTCGATCAGCGGCAACGTCACCGCGAGCCCCACCTCGTGCGCGCAGCCGCACGCGTGGGAGAGCTACGCCGTCGGCAGCCTGGACGAGGGCGCGGCGTCCGCGCGGTCGGACGACGTCGCCGCCGACCCGCAGGTGCTCGCCACCTGCACGCCCGACGCGCTCGAGACCTACCTGGGCCGCGCCGTCGACCCGGCGAGCGTGCGGCTCGAGGTGATCCCGCCGTCGGAGGCCGCGTTCCTCGCGGGTGAACGGGGCTTCGCGTGCGTCGTCGCCCCAACCGACGGCGGCGACCTCACGGCGTCGATGCGCGGCTGA
- a CDS encoding ABC transporter ATP-binding protein, whose protein sequence is MSGREEPTITAHPTPNPDARTGRPGGAPTPAPHRGRGEPARRDPADVAQLAAHPVSYRRIGGLFAPYTGRLAVVVALIVASSAIGLATPFLTREIIDHALPRQDVALLVRCVVALIAVAAATAVIGVLQTWLATGVGQRIMHRLRTQLFAHLQRQDLGFFTRTRAGEVTSRLTNDIAGVQNVVTSSATSAAANVTTVVGTLVAMLALSWRLTLLSLVVIPPAIWISRKVAVMRRDVTARRQAALADLHGQIDESLSVSGVTLAKTLGSGPALAERFTTSSRGMLGLEVAAQLAGRWRMATMTVIFAAMPAVLYLAAGFPVTSGGMTIGTLVAFTALQGGLFRPLTGLLDVGVQLTASTALFSRLFEHLDLPVLIDDPADPVPFTDVSGAVTFDDVTFRYPGADRDAVSHVSLSVPAGGHLALVGATGSGKTTLSSLVPRLHDVTTGAVRIDGVDVRDFALADLAAAVGVVSQESYLLHASVADNLRAARPDATDAEIEAAARAARLHDVVTALPDGYETLVGARGHRFSGGERQRVAIARTLLRDPRVLVLDEATSALDNTTERAVQEALDAVARGRTTITIAHRLSTVRDADVIAVLDGGRVLEQGTHAQLLAADGAYARLWRDAGAGAGAGVAADAGADVGARVDVPTPSGALVA, encoded by the coding sequence GTGTCCGGACGAGAGGAGCCCACCATCACCGCACACCCCACCCCGAACCCCGACGCCCGCACCGGCCGTCCCGGCGGCGCCCCGACGCCCGCCCCCCACCGCGGCCGCGGTGAACCCGCCCGCCGTGACCCCGCCGACGTCGCGCAGCTCGCCGCGCACCCCGTCTCCTACCGCCGCATCGGCGGACTGTTCGCGCCCTACACGGGGCGCCTCGCCGTCGTCGTCGCCCTGATCGTCGCCTCCTCGGCGATCGGCCTGGCGACGCCGTTCCTCACCCGCGAGATCATCGACCACGCTCTCCCGCGCCAGGACGTCGCGCTCCTGGTGCGCTGCGTCGTCGCGCTCATCGCCGTGGCCGCGGCGACCGCCGTCATCGGCGTGCTGCAGACGTGGCTCGCGACCGGCGTTGGCCAGCGGATCATGCACCGGCTGCGCACGCAGCTGTTCGCGCACCTGCAGCGCCAGGACCTCGGCTTCTTCACCCGCACGCGCGCCGGCGAGGTGACCTCGCGCCTGACGAACGACATCGCGGGCGTGCAGAACGTCGTCACCAGCTCGGCGACGTCGGCCGCCGCGAACGTCACCACTGTCGTGGGCACGCTGGTCGCGATGCTCGCGCTGAGCTGGCGCCTCACCCTCCTCTCGCTCGTCGTGATCCCGCCCGCGATCTGGATCAGCCGCAAAGTCGCGGTGATGCGTCGCGACGTCACGGCGCGGCGCCAGGCGGCGCTCGCGGACCTGCACGGTCAGATCGACGAGTCGCTCTCGGTCAGCGGCGTGACCCTCGCCAAGACGCTCGGCAGCGGCCCCGCGCTCGCCGAGCGGTTCACGACCTCCTCGCGCGGGATGCTCGGGCTCGAGGTCGCCGCGCAGCTCGCCGGCCGCTGGCGCATGGCCACGATGACGGTCATCTTCGCCGCCATGCCCGCGGTCCTCTACCTCGCGGCCGGGTTCCCGGTGACCTCCGGCGGCATGACGATCGGCACGCTCGTGGCGTTCACCGCGCTGCAGGGCGGGCTGTTCCGGCCGCTCACGGGGCTGCTCGACGTCGGCGTCCAGCTCACCGCCTCGACCGCCCTGTTCTCGCGGCTGTTCGAGCACCTCGACCTCCCGGTGCTCATCGACGACCCGGCCGATCCCGTCCCGTTCACGGACGTCTCGGGCGCCGTCACGTTCGACGACGTCACCTTCCGCTACCCCGGTGCCGATCGCGACGCCGTCTCGCACGTCTCCCTGAGCGTGCCGGCGGGTGGGCACCTGGCGCTGGTCGGGGCGACCGGTTCGGGCAAGACGACCCTGTCCTCGCTCGTGCCGCGCCTGCACGACGTCACCACCGGGGCGGTGCGGATCGACGGCGTGGACGTGCGTGACTTCGCGCTCGCCGACCTCGCGGCCGCCGTCGGCGTCGTCTCGCAGGAGTCCTACCTGCTGCACGCGAGCGTGGCCGACAACCTGCGCGCTGCTCGGCCGGACGCGACCGACGCCGAGATCGAGGCGGCGGCGCGTGCGGCGCGGCTGCACGACGTCGTGACGGCGCTCCCCGACGGCTACGAGACCCTGGTCGGCGCGCGCGGTCACCGCTTCTCCGGCGGGGAGCGCCAGCGCGTCGCGATTGCGCGGACGCTGCTGCGCGACCCGCGCGTGCTCGTGCTCGACGAGGCGACCTCGGCGCTCGACAACACGACCGAGCGTGCGGTGCAGGAGGCGCTCGACGCCGTCGCGCGCGGGCGCACGACCATCACGATCGCGCACCGCCTCTCGACCGTGCGGGACGCCGACGTCATCGCCGTGCTCGACGGCGGGCGTGTGCTCGAGCAGGGTACGCACGCGCAGCTGCTGGCGGCGGACGGCGCGTACGCGCGGCTGTGGCGTGACGCCGGGGCCGGGGCCGGGGCTGGGGTCGCGGCCGACGCCGGCGCTGATGTCGGCGCGCGCGTCGACGTGCCCACGCCGTCGGGCGCGCTCGTCGCCTGA
- a CDS encoding MarR family winged helix-turn-helix transcriptional regulator, which translates to MTSPDGASRPPARPAGFARTGVPEADLVLEAARALRRTWGEGLAAHDLTPHESRALRVVVRSCGGRHPGGLGHEHEHGHDGGAGDPAPSGGAASGTALEEEAAGPTGTGAPSHRSAEQGGRAPSDAPRLADIATALRIAPRSATEVVDRLAARGLVERRPSVADRRAIEVVPTEAGLAEHGAVERSWTEAAHRFLTPLDDAERRQLAALLDRLVHHD; encoded by the coding sequence ATGACATCTCCCGACGGGGCCTCCCGGCCGCCGGCGAGGCCTGCCGGCTTCGCGCGCACCGGCGTCCCCGAGGCCGACCTCGTCCTCGAGGCCGCCCGCGCGCTGCGCCGCACGTGGGGCGAGGGCCTCGCGGCGCACGACCTCACCCCGCACGAGTCGCGCGCGCTGCGGGTGGTGGTGCGCTCCTGCGGCGGGAGGCACCCGGGTGGACTCGGGCACGAGCACGAGCACGGGCACGACGGCGGGGCGGGCGACCCTGCGCCGTCGGGCGGGGCAGCGAGCGGGACGGCACTCGAGGAGGAGGCAGCCGGGCCGACGGGCACCGGGGCGCCGTCGCACAGGTCCGCCGAGCAGGGTGGGCGCGCGCCGTCGGACGCCCCACGCCTGGCCGACATCGCGACGGCGCTGCGCATCGCCCCCCGCTCGGCCACCGAGGTCGTGGACCGGCTGGCCGCGCGCGGCCTGGTGGAGCGCCGCCCGAGCGTGGCCGACCGTCGGGCCATCGAGGTGGTGCCCACCGAGGCTGGCCTGGCGGAGCACGGCGCCGTCGAGCGCTCGTGGACCGAGGCGGCCCACCGCTTCCTGACGCCGCTCGACGACGCCGAGCGCCGTCAGCTCGCGGCACTCCTGGACCGGCTCGTGCACCACGACTGA
- a CDS encoding YybH family protein, with protein sequence MTSTHSRDDVARAVDGFARTYGQAAAAHDLEAFLALYDDAVVVHDSMVVEAIDGITAWREQVAMWFASIADGDRNVADVADLAIWSEGDLATATGRVRYAIVEPDGSERYGMWNRLTWVLRRTGAGEGGADDGGWRIVHEHTSVPLDPGTMTPQLG encoded by the coding sequence ATGACCAGCACGCACTCCCGCGACGACGTCGCCCGCGCCGTCGACGGCTTCGCCCGCACCTACGGCCAGGCCGCCGCCGCGCACGACCTCGAGGCGTTCCTCGCGCTGTACGACGACGCCGTCGTGGTGCACGACTCGATGGTCGTCGAGGCGATCGACGGGATCACCGCGTGGCGCGAGCAGGTGGCGATGTGGTTCGCCAGCATCGCCGACGGCGATCGCAACGTGGCGGACGTGGCGGACCTGGCGATCTGGTCGGAGGGCGATCTCGCGACGGCGACCGGCCGCGTCCGCTACGCGATCGTAGAGCCCGACGGCTCCGAGCGCTACGGGATGTGGAACCGGCTGACGTGGGTGCTGCGGCGCACCGGCGCGGGGGAGGGCGGGGCGGACGACGGCGGGTGGCGCATCGTCCACGAGCACACCTCGGTCCCGCTGGACCCGGGGACGATGACGCCGCAGCTCGGCTGA
- a CDS encoding acyl-CoA thioesterase, whose product MPVRWSDVDLFGHVNNAAFLRFLDDARFATFPRMGVDVAGVVTDAVLVVVKHEIDYLAAVPFTSDPVTVEVWVSRIGTSSVDFGYEVRASAGTPLLRACSRMVQVDRGSGRPRAFSDAERADFSRYRDDAPTLRPW is encoded by the coding sequence ATGCCGGTCCGGTGGTCCGACGTCGACCTGTTCGGCCACGTCAACAACGCCGCCTTCCTGCGGTTCCTCGACGACGCGCGGTTCGCGACCTTCCCGCGGATGGGCGTGGACGTGGCGGGCGTCGTCACGGACGCGGTGCTCGTCGTCGTCAAGCACGAGATCGACTACCTCGCGGCGGTGCCGTTCACGTCCGACCCCGTGACCGTGGAGGTGTGGGTGTCGCGGATCGGGACGTCGTCGGTGGACTTCGGCTACGAGGTGCGGGCGAGCGCGGGGACGCCGCTGCTGCGCGCGTGCTCGCGGATGGTGCAGGTCGACCGGGGCTCGGGCCGGCCGCGCGCGTTCTCCGACGCCGAGCGCGCCGACTTCTCGCGCTACCGCGACGACGCCCCGACCCTGCGCCCCTGGTGA
- a CDS encoding TetR/AcrR family transcriptional regulator: MVSTPSAGGRPRRSGVVTDDPRTGIVTAAAALFARQGFHATRMSQIAGAAGLRQSSIYYWFRSKDEILRSIMDQNRWSLTAARALLAESEAAAVRLYVVLYLDVVQMCSAPLNFYSLEEAAVDQPDVFEDFHVAYAELTQALAEIVAAGVEGGDLQPVEPAEFVSTALSLNEGVQYRFHASGGEAEDVGRVADSAATMAVRSLLPPGVDVAGVRRLAREGVGGFRAVVPA; this comes from the coding sequence ATGGTGAGCACCCCCTCGGCCGGTGGGCGCCCGCGCCGCAGCGGGGTCGTCACGGACGACCCCCGGACCGGGATCGTGACGGCGGCCGCCGCGCTCTTCGCCCGCCAGGGCTTCCACGCCACGCGCATGAGCCAGATCGCCGGCGCCGCGGGGCTGCGGCAGTCCTCGATCTACTACTGGTTCCGCTCGAAGGACGAGATCCTCCGCTCGATCATGGACCAGAACCGGTGGTCGCTGACGGCGGCCCGGGCGCTCCTGGCGGAGAGCGAGGCCGCGGCGGTGCGGCTCTACGTCGTGCTGTACCTCGACGTCGTTCAGATGTGCTCGGCGCCGCTGAACTTCTACAGCCTCGAGGAGGCGGCGGTCGACCAGCCCGACGTCTTCGAGGACTTCCACGTCGCCTACGCGGAGCTCACGCAGGCGCTCGCCGAGATCGTCGCCGCCGGCGTCGAGGGCGGGGATCTGCAGCCGGTCGAGCCGGCTGAGTTCGTCAGCACGGCGCTGAGCCTGAACGAGGGCGTGCAGTACCGCTTCCACGCGAGCGGGGGCGAGGCGGAGGACGTCGGGCGGGTGGCGGACTCCGCCGCGACGATGGCGGTGCGCTCGCTGCTGCCGCCGGGGGTCGACGTCGCGGGGGTGCGCCGGCTCGCCCGCGAGGGTGTCGGCGGGTTCCGGGCGGTGGTGCCGGCGTGA
- a CDS encoding ABC transporter substrate-binding protein, with amino-acid sequence MSHHPRTRVALGLLMAGSLTAVAACSGGADSAAGSAGADGELTPVSIGTIPAILSAPLFVGIEEGIFEEHGLDVEVNFADGGAAVIPSVLSGENQFGYSNTVSLLAAFGEGLPLSLAHSAWAPHGELELDDHAVLVLPDSGITEPADLEGKNIAVNTLQNIGEVHIRQVFENLDLDADTLSWTQLPFADMSEALRRGDVDAIWVSEPFVAPALEEGWVRVISPGAQSFPEEVSGYYTTSRQFAESDPEVVAAFREAMAEVNEFAEENPELVREAATSQMGIDADVAAVVNLPMFPNDLDTQPLQDYAAAAVRFGILAGEPEDYDALIAPSS; translated from the coding sequence ATGTCCCACCACCCCCGCACCCGCGTCGCGCTCGGTCTGCTGATGGCCGGATCCCTGACCGCCGTGGCGGCCTGCAGCGGCGGCGCCGACTCGGCCGCCGGATCCGCCGGCGCCGACGGCGAGCTCACCCCCGTCAGCATCGGCACGATCCCCGCGATCCTGAGCGCGCCGCTGTTCGTCGGCATCGAGGAGGGGATCTTCGAGGAGCACGGGCTCGACGTCGAGGTGAACTTCGCCGACGGCGGCGCGGCCGTCATCCCGAGCGTGCTGAGCGGCGAGAACCAGTTCGGCTACTCCAACACCGTCAGCCTGCTCGCCGCGTTCGGCGAGGGCCTCCCGCTCAGCCTCGCGCACTCGGCGTGGGCGCCCCACGGCGAGCTCGAGCTCGACGACCACGCGGTGCTCGTGCTCCCGGACTCGGGGATCACCGAGCCGGCCGACCTCGAGGGCAAGAACATCGCCGTCAACACGCTGCAGAACATCGGCGAGGTCCACATCCGCCAGGTCTTCGAGAACCTCGACCTGGACGCCGACACGCTCTCGTGGACGCAGCTGCCGTTCGCCGACATGAGCGAGGCGCTGCGCCGGGGCGACGTCGACGCGATCTGGGTCTCGGAGCCGTTCGTCGCCCCCGCGCTCGAGGAGGGCTGGGTCCGCGTCATCTCACCGGGCGCGCAGTCCTTCCCCGAGGAGGTCAGCGGCTACTACACGACGTCGCGCCAGTTCGCCGAGAGCGACCCCGAGGTGGTCGCCGCGTTCCGCGAGGCGATGGCCGAGGTGAACGAGTTCGCGGAGGAGAACCCCGAGCTCGTGCGCGAGGCGGCCACCTCGCAGATGGGGATCGACGCGGATGTCGCCGCCGTCGTCAACCTCCCGATGTTCCCCAACGACCTCGACACCCAGCCGCTGCAGGACTACGCGGCCGCGGCGGTGCGGTTCGGGATCCTCGCGGGCGAGCCCGAGGACTACGACGCGCTGATCGCGCCGTCGAGCTGA
- a CDS encoding ABC transporter ATP-binding protein produces MHRRRRDVVHRAGGELFSIVGPSGAGKTTLLRCISGLDPVTGGGVFFRGRRIEGPPPEFAVVFQDYARSLLPWVTVARNVELPLMKKGSDPAERRERVARALAEVGLGDAAEKKPFQLSGGMQQRVAIARAIAYRPAVLIMDEPFASVDAQTRADLEDLLLRVREETGTTIVFVTHDVDESVYLSNRVATVTRSPSRIAEIVDIDLPDQRDQITTKSLPRFAELRAHVFGRIRDMVRDADAA; encoded by the coding sequence ATTCACCGCCGTCGCCGGGATGTCGTTCACCGTGCAGGAGGGGAGCTGTTCAGCATCGTCGGCCCCTCCGGGGCGGGCAAGACCACGCTGCTGCGCTGCATCTCGGGCCTCGACCCCGTCACCGGCGGCGGGGTGTTCTTCCGCGGCCGCCGGATCGAGGGGCCGCCGCCGGAGTTCGCCGTCGTCTTCCAGGACTACGCCCGCTCGCTGCTGCCCTGGGTCACCGTGGCCAGGAACGTCGAGCTGCCCCTGATGAAGAAGGGGAGCGACCCGGCCGAGCGGCGCGAGCGCGTGGCGCGGGCGCTCGCGGAGGTGGGGCTCGGCGACGCCGCGGAGAAGAAGCCGTTCCAGCTCTCCGGCGGTATGCAGCAGCGCGTCGCGATCGCCCGCGCCATCGCCTACCGCCCCGCGGTGCTGATCATGGACGAGCCGTTCGCCTCCGTCGACGCCCAGACCCGCGCCGACCTCGAGGACCTCCTGCTGCGCGTGCGCGAGGAGACCGGCACGACGATCGTGTTCGTCACCCACGACGTCGACGAGTCCGTCTACCTCAGCAACCGCGTCGCCACCGTCACGCGCTCGCCCAGCCGCATCGCCGAGATCGTCGACATCGACCTGCCCGACCAGCGCGACCAGATCACCACGAAGTCGCTGCCCCGGTTCGCCGAGCTCCGCGCCCACGTGTTCGGCCGCATCCGCGACATGGTGCGCGACGCCGACGCCGCCTGA